From Candidatus Woesearchaeota archaeon:
GGGAATGCTATTTTCATTTCGGCATGGAGAAGAACGGAAGCTATGAATGGAAGAAAGTGAAGATGAGTGATGCTGAGCTTGGCGAGATTTCGCAGGTTTTGAGAAAGGAGAGGAACTCAACAGCTTTTTTTCATAATTTCAACGGCAACAAAACGCAGATATGGGTGAACAGAAAAGACAATCATTTTTTTATTAAGGTGAGGGAGCTTTCCAAGTCTTTTTCAGAGGGCGAACAGGAGGTGCTGAGGATACTGCTGGAGAGAGCTATACTGCAGATGAATTCGCTGTGACTTTGACAAGAAATCAGTCACCTATAACAGGGCTGGAAAAATATCAAAATGAACACACTGCAAAAAGTCGGCATACTTGGGGATTCAGCTAAATGGGACAGCTGTGCGAGCTCTGCATCTCCGAGGAAGATAAAGACCAATGACAGGATTGGAAATGCTGCAGGCTGCGGCATATGCCATTCCTTTACTGAGGACGGGAGATGCATTTCACTGTGGAAAACGCTTTATTCCAATGCCTGCTCATTTGACTGCAAATACTGCCCCAACTCGGCAGGGTGCAACATAAATAAGGCAAGATTCGGGCCTGAAGAGTTTGCCAGGGTTTTTATGTCCCTTTATGTCAGGAATTATGTAGAAGGATTGTTTATCAGCTCTGCTGTGGAGAAGGATGCTGACAGGACAACAGAGAGCATGATAGGCGCTGTGGAGCTTATCAGGAACAAATACAAGTTCCAGGGATATATCCATTTTAAAGTGCTGCCCGGAACAAATTATGACCTGATTAAGCACGCTTCTGATTTTTCCGACAGGATGTCTGTAAATCTTGAAGCCCCGAACAAATCAAGGATGAGCGAGATAAGCTCTGTCAAGGATTATAAGACAGACATATTGAGAAGGCAGGCATGGCTTAAGAGGATGAAAATTCCATCAGGCCAGACAACACAGCTTGTTGTGGGGGGAAGCGGCGAGACAGATTTGGAGATATTGAAAATGATTGACTGGGAATATAAGAATATTGGCCTTAAGAGGGGATATTATTCTGCTTTCTCGCCTGTGCCGAAGACTCCACTGCAGTTCAAGGACAAAACACCCCTGGCAAGGGAAAAGCGCCTTTATAACATAGATTTTATGCTCAGGAAATATGATATCCCGCTGAATGAGTTCAGGGAAATAATGGATAATGGGATGCTGCCGGGAATAGACCCTAAATTAGCCCTTGCGAGAAAACATTTTGATTCCGGCATTGACCTGAATGAAGCGGGCTGGAATGAGCTGATAAGAGTGCCGGGGATAGGGCCAAGAAGCGCACATCGCATATTAGAGCTGCGGAAAAGCCGTGTGAAACTTAAGAAAAAAGAGCAGCTTAAGAATATAGGTGTTGTGCTGAAGAGAGCGCTGCCTTTTATAGAGATAGATGGAAAAAGGCAGAGGATGCTGATTGAATATTGAGCATAAAAACTCAAGCTTTATAAATTCATCGTAATCCCAAAATTTCATGGCAGACTGCTCAAAATGCGACGGACATTGCTGCAAGTACATCACAGTGCAGATAGACACGCCGGAAGATGACATAGATTTTGAGGAATTGAAATGGTTCTTATGCCATAAGGATGTTTTGGTATATATCGATCA
This genomic window contains:
- a CDS encoding putative DNA modification/repair radical SAM protein, whose amino-acid sequence is MNTLQKVGILGDSAKWDSCASSASPRKIKTNDRIGNAAGCGICHSFTEDGRCISLWKTLYSNACSFDCKYCPNSAGCNINKARFGPEEFARVFMSLYVRNYVEGLFISSAVEKDADRTTESMIGAVELIRNKYKFQGYIHFKVLPGTNYDLIKHASDFSDRMSVNLEAPNKSRMSEISSVKDYKTDILRRQAWLKRMKIPSGQTTQLVVGGSGETDLEILKMIDWEYKNIGLKRGYYSAFSPVPKTPLQFKDKTPLAREKRLYNIDFMLRKYDIPLNEFREIMDNGMLPGIDPKLALARKHFDSGIDLNEAGWNELIRVPGIGPRSAHRILELRKSRVKLKKKEQLKNIGVVLKRALPFIEIDGKRQRMLIEY